The following are encoded in a window of Rosa chinensis cultivar Old Blush chromosome 4, RchiOBHm-V2, whole genome shotgun sequence genomic DNA:
- the LOC112198867 gene encoding fe-S cluster assembly factor HCF101, chloroplastic-like: protein MSHFDADGKRHYPFGKGLGSEVVKQFGIPNLFDFPIRPTLSASGDRGVPEVVADPLGEVSKTFQELGICVVQQCAKIHQQGMFEEQVVRILLKLTAYHN, encoded by the exons ATGAGCCATTTTGATGCTGATGGGAAGCGTCATTACCCATTTGGTAAAGGCTTAGGCTCAGAG GTTGTAAAGCAGTTTGGTATCCCTAATCTATTTGATTTTCCCATTAGACCAACT CTATCTGCGTCTGGAGATCGTGGAGTACCTGAAGTGGTAGCTGATCCTCTAGGTGAAGTTTCTAAGACATTTCAGGAGCTTGGAATATGTGTTGTGCAACAATGTGCTAAGATTCACCAACAAGGTATGTTTGAGGAGCAAGTTGTTAGGATTCTGCTCAAGTTGACTGCATACCATAATTAA
- the LOC112198865 gene encoding uncharacterized protein LOC112198865 gives MHFKDKCFWQGHEQHKELDVLDDDEEQFIREVIIMFDTGDELFHNIMLLDEFDYPSKNYFVVNHLMWKDSVAPLGRQICQLSSYGIWVIDEFGGSNGNAWTKHITFDLPMEPLIFWKSNEVPWNDPYDTDYSGLIFSYNIDTKTLKNLPIRSERTNSTAVVYLSSIVSVLGANKPKSKDNSTPNV, from the coding sequence ATGCACTTCAAGGATAAGTGTTTTTGGCAGGGACATGAGCAACATAAGGAATTGGATGTGCTTGATGACGACGAGGAGCAATTCATTAGGGAAGTTATCATTATGTTTGATACTGGGGATGAGCTATTTCATAATATAATGTTACTGGATGAATTTGATTATCCatcaaaaaattattttgttgtgaacCATTTAATGTGGAAGGACTCCGTTGCTCCTTTGGGAAGACAAATCTGTCAACTATCATCATATGGAATATGGGTGATAGATGAATTTGGTGGTTCTAACGGTAATGCTTGGACAAAACACATAACTTTTGACCTCCCTATGGAACCGTTGATATTTTGGAAGAGCAACGAGGTTCCTTGGAATGATCCTTATGACACTGATTATAGCGGACTTATATTCTCTTATAATATTGATACCAAAACGCTTAAAAATCTTCCCATTCGAAGCGAGCGGACTAACTCTACTGCTGTTGTGTATTTGAGCAGCATAGTTTCAGTGTTGGGAGCCAACAAACCCAAGAGCAAAGATAATTCTACACCCAATGTATAA
- the LOC112198866 gene encoding ribonuclease S-7-like produces MRTPAVCLIFLLSVGLFKGSHAEPFEYLQFVLQYARGSCVNVKKCIPPARLPAKFTVHGIWPTNISKQEVIECTAAVKLHSFDGNLITPSLKTDLLQSWPSVRRDKDNMTFWEHEYNKHGSCTAPAITQTAYFERAHKFWKEYDLYSVLEQKKSSRGSLDGIHWLIFKQPSSPRLVPIIYLSSCARRKH; encoded by the exons ATGAGAACACCAGCAGTCTGTCttattttcttgctctctgttggtctgttcaagggttcccatgCAGAGCCATTCGAATACCTACAGTTTGTCTTGCAATACGCTAGAGGTTCCTGTGTTAACGTCAAGAAATGCATTCCACCGGCGAGATTGCCGGCCAAATTCACGGTTCATGGAATTTGGCCCACGAATATTTCCAAGCAGGAGGTGATCGAGTGTACAGCTGCCGTGAAACTACACTCGTTCGACGGAAACCtg atAACACCGTCGCTGAAAACCGATCTTCTCCAATCTTGGCCCAGCGTCCGGAGAGATAAAGATAATATGACTTTTTGGGAACACGAATATAATAAGCATGGGTCCTGTACTGCACCAGCTATCACTCAGACAGCGTATTTTGAGAGAGCTCACAAGTTCTGGAAGGAGTATGATCTCTATTCTGTTTtggaacaaaaaaaatcaagccGGGGCAGTCTCGATGGTATTCACTGGCTGATTTTCAAGCAGCCGTCCAGTCCAAGATTAGTACCGATTATATACCTCTCATCCTGTGCAAGGAGGAAGCATTAA